The Hydrogenophaga crocea genome contains a region encoding:
- a CDS encoding type II secretion system F family protein, which translates to MNARLWLITAVVAVSAALLAWFVIDVGTGSLARYRAAFTERTRFQAQEFFLFIEPQKLFVANLAVMALGALLTWLLTGSAWLALPAFFALALLPRWVYATLRARRLRCFEHQLPDALMMLAGGMRAGVGLTSALQQLVAESAPPLAQEFALLLREQRLGVTLEQALTHLARRIPTPTTTLVVSAMRVATETGGALAETLERTSHTLRARLQMEGKIGALTAQGRLQAWVVGLLPLLLMAVLNRMEPEAMALLWHTPLGWGTLALIGVLEVLGIVVIRRIVAIDV; encoded by the coding sequence ATGAATGCCCGCCTGTGGCTCATCACCGCCGTGGTGGCGGTCTCGGCCGCGCTGCTGGCCTGGTTCGTGATCGATGTCGGCACCGGTTCGCTCGCGCGTTACCGCGCGGCCTTCACCGAACGCACGCGCTTCCAGGCGCAGGAGTTCTTCCTGTTCATCGAGCCGCAAAAGCTCTTCGTGGCCAACCTCGCGGTGATGGCCCTGGGTGCGCTGCTCACCTGGTTGCTCACCGGCAGCGCGTGGCTGGCGCTGCCCGCGTTCTTCGCGCTGGCCCTGCTGCCGCGCTGGGTGTACGCCACGCTGCGCGCGCGCCGCCTGCGCTGCTTCGAGCACCAGCTGCCCGACGCGCTGATGATGCTCGCGGGCGGCATGCGCGCGGGCGTGGGGCTGACCTCGGCGCTGCAGCAACTGGTGGCCGAAAGCGCCCCGCCCCTGGCCCAGGAGTTCGCGCTGCTGCTGCGCGAGCAGCGCCTGGGCGTCACGCTCGAGCAGGCGCTGACGCACCTGGCGCGGCGCATACCCACGCCCACCACGACGCTGGTGGTCTCGGCCATGCGCGTGGCCACCGAGACCGGCGGCGCGCTGGCCGAAACGCTGGAGCGCACATCGCACACGCTGCGCGCGCGCCTGCAGATGGAGGGCAAGATCGGCGCGCTCACCGCCCAGGGCCGGCTGCAGGCCTGGGTGGTGGGCCTGCTGCCGCTGCTGCTCATGGCCGTGCTCAACCGCATGGAGCCCGAGGCCATGGCGCTGCTGTGGCACACGCCCCTGGGCTGGGGCACGCTCGCGCTCATCGGCGTGCTCGAGGTGCTGGGCATCGTGGTGATCCGCCGCATCGTCGCCATCGACGTCTGA